From Arachis hypogaea cultivar Tifrunner chromosome 3, arahy.Tifrunner.gnm2.J5K5, whole genome shotgun sequence:
CCTCGCTCCTGACCGTTCGGGTCGGGTAGTGCTCGAATCGGGCCGGCCCGCTAGTGGTTTGGGCCAGGCCCGCTAgtggtttgggccaggccgtaacaaaaTATATTATTGTGTTTCTCTCTTTAAAAACACATACATTATTTATATAGATGTGCTGTATACTTGTATGAGCCAGTTGTATAGGATAGTTTCAATAAAGAGTTAAGattgttttttttaatagaaaaaataaaataaaataaatataataataatagagtgcacttttcatttaataaaaacacaaaaaattgtctaataataataataataataattgaaaatgCGTCATCCTATTGGATTTCATCTCCATCACCATCTCCATCTCGATCTTTAGCTtgtttttttctttggttttagCTATTTATGACCCAGTCAGCAATTGAGTGcaggagaggagaggagagaagagaaaagaaaagtaaaatgggCGTGCCATAAATCAGCATATAACGCCATTACCACCGCCTTCAATTCACAATGTCCTTTTCCCTTAATGGGATGCATGCAACATTATTGCAACTTTGCAACctcttctattatttattattactttaaaaaattttcagtATATAAAAAAAGGatttaattaacatatattttaaaagtACATGAtacatttattataaaaaaaaattaaattttgttatttaatagatataaaataaatatattaaaaatttaaattttttatatttttaataaaaaattttaaatttataattttaatctattttttaaaaCATATGATAGATAAAtgtatcaaataaataattatttattaaaaatacaagtactaaaatatttctttattttaagggtttatttaatttatgcctAAAAgacatatattaaatttataaaataaaaatttgtttattaaaaatataaagaatttaaatttttaatatatttatttttatttattaaataaaaatatttaaattttttattaataataaatttattatgtatttttagaATGCAtgtaaattaaattcttattttaatagcAAGAAATTATTAAAAGGGTAATATTTTGCATAAAATATACGTGTAACTGTGCAGTATTTTGTTGTCTTCggcatttttattttatagattaaaaattaatttattatagatataaattttatttaagaataaattaataaattattatatatataaaatagaatttaaatttttaatatttatttaaattaacagTGAATTTGGTCACTAAATCAATTTAAGCTGGTTAGACTGTTCAGTCTTTAAGTCGTATCAGATTCCTCTGCATGCCAGCTAAGTCACTCCTGTCAGATTTGGTCACTTTCAGACATAAAGATACTTTGACATTTTTTGTTCTCTCACTAACCATGCAATGCAAATCATTCCTCATTACTTATTATTAGTCATTAGCACTAtatatcattaaattaattaatcaaagctCATGGATCCCTCATTTGATTCTCTCGAGTTATTTATTTAACTGTTTATTTACCTACCAACTACCCAGTTTGGAATCACCAGGGCATTTATATACTGCTGGATTTTTTGACTGaaagaatcatttttatcattgtatGCCATgacaattcaatttaattcaatttcagaTATGTAAATTTGATGGGACATTACGTACGACTCAATGAAtacgaatttgattaaatttaaattttaaaaaatttgatttaaaataaaagcAATAAATTTACATTACTAACATgtcaaaaaaacaaataatataagttaaaaacttaaaacgtTTAATGTCCTTTTAAAGCACATAAGAATTTTTCTTATTCGAAATCCActcgtaaaagaaaaaaaaaaatcctaacaaGTTTACTAAGATTCAAATCCTTAATTAACTAACAAAATGAAAGTTATTTTGTAATGATGAGTTAGAAGGAAAAAGTGATTACGATTGATTGAAATGCAAAAAATGATTTGCAATGGAATCAAGACGTACGTACACGCTTTGAAGTTGAATCATGAATGAGTTGCTTCCAATCGGATCACAGCTCCCATTACAAGAATGGGAAATTGGGAACTCCATACACTGCGCCTAAAGTCTTTATCCAACTTAAGTCAAATTATGGACCTCTTTCCATTCATTTTTCtgaggttttttatttttaatatggaggaGAGGTTGGTGTCTTGCAGTTTTATGGAGAGTACAGAAGCTTTACCTGCACGTGGTGTTAGGGGAGTACAACTCGGACCGAGGGAGTTGAGTACAGGAACACGGAGGGTCCGTTTTCTTTTATACCAACTCATGTGttcgaaaaaatattttatataccaattcggagggtccgttttctttgtattgaaaaacaaaaaacactaatcggacagtccgatttgttaatgataaattttaaattttttctctctcacaactcggaccatccgatttggtaattcaattttttttaaacagaATTCGGATAGTCCGATTTCTTCTATCCCACATTCATGTATAGCACCCCCATCCTCCATAGCAATGCATAACACACACAGGCATggcatatctaaattttttagccTTTTTCTGAATGTAGTCAATGTACAATTCTTTGAAACtcttcatttaaataaaaaattatttttctttttttttaataaaaatacttaataTAAGGTGAATTCTACCAACCCCTctaaataacatgtaagttactctTCATGATTGtaatttaattgtcatttaaatcattcttaatttaattttttttttttttttttttttttctttttctacagtGCATCATTCCTTAACGAGTCGTTGAATTTCCATGGCTTGTAACTTCTTCGTTCTTCCCAGTATAGTCAGCACCGACTTCATTGCTATCTCATGTCCTCTCActcaatctcttttttttttttaaccatgGATCATTccttatcaatataattaatggttagtttggttattaaattttttttattaaaaataatatatggaatatatattcatatgtaaaatataatataatataataaaataaatctattaagagtacttaaaagtataattaaaatcaggaatatacaaatataataataaaatttgtactctaaacaagtaaacatatcttttatcatacataaattatttaaaaaaaatataaattgttaaaattaataacacaaatttaaaatgataaaattcaactttcttacaagtaatttttatagtatttttattcttttaatttttaatttattaatattttattatttaattaatgattaaacaaattattttcatgagaaatattttttgtataatcttaaagaagagaccaatataccaatttaaaaattaatgtaaaaataatattttaaataaaaatagttaatattaaaatttttaaatacaaaagcaaattatatagatattcaggatataaatataaaatacatgtttaaaataaataaaggagacaaaaataattatttatttctcatGTGTACTTccattttatctgttttatttattttatgcatatattttatatttatcttttaaatatttatacaaattatttttatatttaaaaattttaatattaaatattttttatttaaaattttatttttactttattttttaaactactatattggtctcttctataagataatacaaaacataattttttataaaaataatttgtttaatcattaattaaataataaagtactaataaattgtaaattaaaagaataaaaatattataataaatacagtaaaaaattggattttattattttaaatttgtattattaattttaataatatatttattttttaaataatttatgtatgataaaaaatatgtttacttgtttagagtacaaattttattattatatttatatattcatgattttaattatatttttaagtattttaaataaatttattttattatattatattttaaatatgaatatatattccatcttgtaattaaataaatatatattttttaatgaaaaaatttaataaccgaaCTAACCAttaatgatgttgatgttgataaaGAGTGAttcatggcaaaaaaaaaaaaaaaaaaaaaaaaaaaagaagaagggggaTTGAGTGAGAGGACAAGAGATAGCAATGAAGTCCGCGTTGGCTATACTGGGAAGAATAGGGAAGTTACGAGCCATGGGAATTCAACGACCCGTTAAGAAACAATGCACTGTAGAAAGAGATTGCGTGAGAACGTGCTTCAATTAATGgggtaaaattttaatattttaagaaattatacaattacccatctcaaataataaattacaaaataacccaactataGTTAAGTAATGATCAATTAAAATATGACACATcatgaagggtaacttacatattattttagaagGGGTCGGGTAGAATTCACCTTAATATAAACGCACATTATTAGTCCCACCTAAAACTCCTATATTGAAAATGAATATCATAGCATATTTCATAACATTTATTAATTGGTGGAGATCACTCGTTCAAATATCAATAATCGAATGAAAGAGATTTAGGGCCGTTTAGAAACTCTAGAAataactttttttaacttttgacttatgaaaagtagtagtattaatgtttggtacaatttttaaaatcaaattataattttttaaaaagctatttaggagcttatagagaagttaaaaaaaatgacttctctcataatacttctacttttcatcacatttctataaaataagtacttttaaagttaaaaatacaaacataaaataacttatttataaattacttttaacagagtcatttattgtttaagttattttatcaaaaagaacttaattaaatTGGTTACCAAATTGGACCTTATTCTCCTTTAATCaaatatcaataattttatatctgtcttaaataagaaaaagaaaaaaaaaagttccaAAATATTGATCAACTATACCATTACCATGGAAATGCTTACAAAACTTACTTACAAACAACTCCTTAATATCCCTTTTTATTGCCTATACATTACTCTAGCAAGTAAAAAGACTTATACCGGTTGTTATTAACCATACATTAAAATTGggcacaaataatatttttctgcCAAATACTAAAATACCAACATTTTTAGCCAAAAAAACAGATAATTGATTAGTATTAACTTAAATTCAagacaaatacaaaaaaaaaaaaaacattaactaCTAAATATTTTTGACCAATTTAGATTGTACATGCAATAATTCAttaggaaattaaaaaaaaaattactaatatttttatttagtttttagtttttatgtaagAAATAACAAGCATGCGGGTGAGACTAGGAGTGAGGGTGGCCATCAAACATTAAACAAGATGTCTCACCCGATTTCCATGCTCCCCCTAACTTTAAGGCCAACCCTACAGAGCAACAACCCTGCCAAACGCCCAAACCTAAGGAAATCATACTCACATGACTCTTTTTGATACATTGCCTTTACCATCCAAATCAGATCACTTAACCAAAAATAATAGCCAGCTACAAAACAACTAAGCAAAATAGATTAAGTATTaagccaccatcaccaccacacCCCAATATATAGGCCACATTTTTCTACTCATAATACACTACTAGACATGGCACTAATTTGGCAACTCAACCTTCTCTTCTCACCTCTCATAATAATATGCTTATTATCAAACGTGGTTTCTTCACGCACTAGGCCCTTCACAGCTCCAACTGTGACACCCTTGACTAATTCCTTCCCTCGTGTCCCAATTGATCCTGCTTTTTCTAATGCTTTTGGGGCCTCCAATGTCAAGCTCCTTGCTAATGGGACCATGGCCACTCTGGCTCTCGACAAACTCTCAGGTGCGTCCGTGCGTCCGTGCCTGTTAAGCCGCTAGTATTATATAATCAATTCTTCAAACATGGTTATTCTTCTATTGCAGGCTCCGGATTGGTGTCCAAAAGCAGTTACTACTATGGATTCTTCAGTGCTGCAATCAAATTACCAGCTGGTATATCATCTGGAGTTGTAGTTGCCTTCTATGTAAGCTacctaataatattatatatagtcATTAATTAGTCAAAGCTTAGATATTAGTTTATAATTAACAGAAAATCATTGTGAAACTAACTAGATAAAGTGTTATATATACCAGTTGTCTAATGCAGATAAATTCCCTCATAACCATGATGAGATTGATATCGAACTCCTTGGGCATGACAAGAGGAACGATTGGGTTATCCAAACAAATGTGTATGCCAATGGAAGCGTGAGCACTGGAAGAGAAGAAAAGTTCTACTTCTGGTTCGACCCAACAAAGCAGTACCATTACTATAGCATCTTGTGGAACAGTTATCATACAGTGTAAGAACCTTAATCACTAATCATCTCCTTCACCAAAACAGAGTAATCTCATCATATAGCTTCTACAGTTTTTGGTATAACAAATCATCTTGGATGACGTGTAAATTATTTTTCACTAGTATACACAAATTTCttcttaaaaaacaaaaaaaaaaggaatgatGGGGCAGCAATTTTggtattttgtaaccatcaattggtcattaatagtgtttttaatggtaggagataactcacttttgttttgatggttaaatGCTGGCCCTAAAACACAAAAGTTACTGACTACTAGGTAGAATCTTATGGAAAGTtgtctaattaataattaaaaattaatgaataataatttaattaaatatattaaattatctaatcatTGTTAATTATTAACTCCACATAAACATAAGTCTCTATCAAGAATACTTTTCTTTAATTGAATCTAATTAAATGTTATTATTAAAAAACTTTTATATTATCGTAAcagtaaattaaaatttagataaaatatattttttgttcttaatgattacgattatttttaaaaatactcctaacattcattcaattttatttctaacgTTTTCTACTAATTCAATTTTGTCCCTAATTTTTTCGATTTATCTCAAAACTATTCTTATGGTTAGTTTTCAATTTTGTCCTTgatattttatatgaaattaacgTGTAGAGATAATTTAAAATGTAACTAAATATTAagaatattcttgaaaaaaaaggataaaagtcaaaagataaaatattttaattgatatattaatattatataagtGGAGTAGTTGTGAAAAGAATTGTAATTTGAATTTATGTAGGTTCCTAGTGGACAACATTCCAGTGAGGGAATTCATACACGGGACTGTTTTCCCATCAAAACCGATGTCGGTGTATGCAACAATATGGGATGGTTCAGAATGGGCCACACATGGTGGAAAATACCCAGTTGATTATAAGTATGCACCATTTGTTGTTTCATTCTCAGAGATGCAACTcactggctgcacttctgatccaTTAGCATGCTCTAAATCCACCCCTTCTTCTGGTGTAGACCCTGTTAATGGACCTCAATTTACCAAGCTATCCCCACAACAGCTGGCAGCACTTGATTGGGCTAGAAAGAAGCTCATGTTTTACTCCTATTGTACTGACAAGAACAGATATAAAGTCATGCCACCAGAATGCCactaaatacataaataaatatttttaactattctTTTTTCTCATACTTAtacttttccaatttttttttattatttttcttcaccTGAGTGGGGAATGGGGAATAATAGTAATGTTGTGGTTTCAATAGAACATTCAATATGGTCAAGTCAATgtataatgcatgtaattttatGTATGTATCTACAATAACAATACTTCATTATATTTATACACTCGCATTCAAGTTTCTTCACATAGTTGTGAAATGATGTtaactttcttgtactttctttccttcttctactTATAAAAGGTAAAAGTCTTCAATACCAAATTATAATTACTGGTTAATTAATAGTAAACTCTATTGCCATTTTTACTTTACATTGAATTTTGATATTCACATACCCAACTACCCATGTGATGATGCCCATGTTGTGATCACATCAAAATGTTGGTCACCTAATGATAagaaaacatgcacaaaataTGTTACCAATTCAGAAAAATACAGTATGGCCGTTTTGGGTTATGTGTTTCTAACTTTTATAAAGGCACATGTTAACTGTTaaggaatgaaaaaaaaaatccattacattttattgaaaagttaaatttgattattttttaaaatataaacgttgtctttttttatatatatatacactaaaataatgtatataacattattcttatatttatttatttataatatagatCCTTAAATAAGCATGTTGCTGTGACTTGTAATGATATATTGGGTGGATACCATGTGGCATGTGCCCAGCACAGGGGTAGATCCATCTGAATAGAACGTTGAGAATTGCAGATTTCAATAAcaactttaaattattttaatataaaacttAAAAAGATGAAAGAAGAAAGTAGACAAAGAGTATAAACACTAAAcagaaacctttttttttttttcccttccttGGAACCTTCGGCAATCGGCAGCAGTAAACACAGCCTTGGCTAGTCACTCTCATAGCATATAGCCATGTGGGACACAAGTCTTAAAATAGAGATTAGAGATTTTGAGTCCTCTTATTATCTTTCATGTTAtcttttggagaaattctttttGTGTATACATTTTTCTAGTATcgcaaaataatatatattgtaaacAAACTTGAGTAAAACTTTGTATCCATTTAAAAGTCTGTCGCTGACCACTGAGTtgttgcatgcacaaggcgggattcgaacagtaaactgaccactcgaccaatctAAGTTAGTTTAGTAgttgtcttctatttttttttgggtCAGTAGTCGCCTTCTTAATAACAGAGTTGGGTTATCTGATTGagtaaaaaacaccaaaaaaaaaatctaatagtcctttctgttgttttttttttttttttgtcatgaatagtcctttcttatatttttcttttccttcattttccttttattttttttttccagtcCACCACTTACTGCATTGACTCAAGTTTCTTGGCCAGAAGTTCAATGTTTTCGGCTTACCAAAACTCAAACAATACAAAAACACTTTCAAACAACATCTTAAGACACTTTCCTTTTTGGGTCCAAAGCCCAATGTCTTGAGTTGGACTTATCCGCATGACGGCCCAAATGTAATAAACAAGAGAAAAGGGGGAAACTACTCCGTTATACTACTACTACTAGAGAGAGcgcaccaaaaaataaaaaatactgagAGAGAGAGTACTCCTTAAGTTAAGGTGAAAATTGAGGTACAATcaactttatataaaattgataattaagaatCGTTAAattatttgactaatttaattaattttttatataatgacTCTCagttattaacttcacgtgaagttgactgcatCTAAGTATTCACCTAAATTTAATACTGAAAGGTTTGACGGTTTGACAGCTTATTTTGGAGAAGTCACTAAAATCAGCAACTTCAGAATTAAAGTAAtttcaagaaaaaaatttaaaaacaagtgGACGAGTGGTAAGAGATTTATTATGGAGTTGAAGGTTTAAGGTGATAACTAAAGAAGTGacataaaatataaatacttaatattcctaaaaaaattaaaatacataagacTTGTAGGAGTAACGACAGAGTATGAGGCGAAGAATGAAGGAGAGGAGGCGGCGTTTGGTAGTTTAATTTCAAGCAGTTAATGGAGGTGTACTTGTTATGAGCTAAGCCTCAGAGTGGTCCCTGAAGTTACACTCGTGCTTCACAGTAGttcctaaaattattaattacccAAATTGGTACTTGAAGTTAAACGCCGAGACTCAGTGTTGTCCTTCCGGCACATTTCCTCCAGGTGGCGTCATCGGAAAGCTGATGTGGCTAATTTGGTGACACGCGGGCAAGGCTAAAACGACGTAATTTTGTTGGTGGCGCGTAAATGGccgaaaacgacgtcgtttcactcCAAAAGTTGGTTTTGAAGACTCCCCCATCAAACGTTAACGTAACGCATTGTCTTCCCTCCCTCAAAATACAACACAAACCCCTGCTCCCCTTTACTCGTCAATGGCGGTGGTTGGATTGTGGTAACTGTTGCGATTTATGTGGAGCACGACTGCTATATAGGATTGGATATCATCATTTGCCTCAAACAAAGACTGTATCGAAGGCCCATCTCTCTGGAAAAGGtaaggaaaaaaggaaaaatataatgTGATATAAGGAATGTTCTGTTTTTTGTTAAGGTTGTTAGTTTAATCTCTTCAGTAGTTAGAAACGATTTTTTGGAGTGTTATCTGTGGGTATGCATGTTTGTGTTTCGCAATATTTAGCTAGGGTTTGATCGCAACTAGTTTTCAGAGTGGTTAGGCTAATGAAGGTGTTGACTGTATGAGGGCTGTTTGTCATAGGGAAATGCTATTTCTTATCTATTATGCTCTGCTGCATTTACAGTTAATGTAGTTTCCAACTTGTTAATATGGTTGAAGATGATGAGGTTGATCATGAAATTTTGTTTCTAAATTGCAGATGGAAGATCCTTGGATTACCATCATATTTCACCATGGAGGCTTATTCGTCACAGAGCGTGATGGAGCTGTGAATTACAGTGGTGGACAGATTTTTGAGTTGCCGAGAGTTGACGTAGACACTGTGGATGTATTTTTTATCCGAGACTACTATAAGACACTTGGGTATGACAATGTGACTCACTGTTGGTGGCTGGTGCCTAATAGGCCATTGCAAAGAGGGCTTAGAGCTTTGACACATGACAAAGAGCTCATGGAGATGTGTTATGCTGGTCAGACCAACAAGGGAGTTGTCCATGTGTATTATGAACATGGGGTCTCTGAACCTGTGTTTAATGAGAAAACAGGACTAGCATCATCCAAAGGCAAGGAGTTGATAGTGCTACCAGACCCTATTCCACATACATACCCCAGCATCAATGTGACAGTCAATACAATTTTCACCACATTACCACCAATTCCAACCTCAGAAGCAATGAACACCACAATTCCTACTCCAACAACAATCCCTCCAACTATGCCTACTGGTAAAGGTATTTCAGGACCAAAGCATAAGAGTCACACTACTGCAACTTCTGTTAGTTATTCCAAATCACCACCCAAAGAAATGGCAGCACCCACAGCTGCTGCTCCCAGTGTTAAGCCCACCCCACCACCAAAAACAATGGCCAAACCCACAGTTGCCACTACTTCTAAGCCCAACCCACGACCAAAAAGACTGGGCCACTCCACTGCTGCTCCTACTATGAAGCCCAACCCACCACCAAAGTCAACGGCCCAGCCCACTTCAAAACCTGTAACAAGATCAACATCACAAAAATCAAGGAGGTCTGATATACCAAAAAAAGGCCCTCAGAAAGTAAAGAATGCAGCATTACATGCTAGGAGGCCTTTAACAAGATCAGCTGCAACTGGAACTTTTGGAAGAGCATCTGTTAAGGGAAATGATCTTAAGACTGTGTTTGTTAGCTTGTCTAGTGAGGAAGAATCTTCAGACTCCCATGACAGTTATGACAGTGTAGAGGACGAACCGTATAGGCCTGCTGCTGATGATGTCTCTAGtgaggaagaagaagtggttgggCAGAGATCAACTGGAAAGAAGAGTGATGCTAAAGATGTTAATGAAAAGAGTTCAGTTATGCTTGAGGATGATGGGATTGTGTGTGCAGAGTCAGGGTCTGAAGATGATGAATTCTTCTTTGGCCCGATTCCGAAGGTTGGTGAAACGGGAGCATATTATGATGCTCAAGATGGAGCTTATGATGAATCTGATGGTGAAGAGTCTTGGCACTCTGAGGAAATGAAGACTCCACCAAACTCTGAGGATGAGTTAGACGAGGTTGAGTCAGATGAGGTGTTTCCGGTATTTAGGGAAGGAGGAAGGTTTGGTGAGCTTAAACTAAAGGTTGGGATGAAATTTAATTCTAAGATGGAATTCAAGGAAGCTGTTCGTGAGTACTGTATCCAGGAGGGAAGGCGGATCTGGTGGAAGAAGAATGACAATTTAAGGATGAGGGCTGTTTGTAAGGGAGAGGAGTGTGGCTGGGTAGTATATGCTTCCATGGACAGTGAGGGTAACTGTTGGCAGATCAAGACATTTATGGACGATCACACTTGTCCTAGAGAGACTAAGAACAGGCTAGCTAACAGGAAGTGGCTGGGTTGCAAACTGGTTAGGAAATTAAGAAAATATCCCAACCTTAGACATTGTGAAGCTGCCCAGTACTTTAAGAGCAAGTGCGACTTAGACCTCAACAAGTCTTCACTGACAAGGGCTCTAGGGGATGCTAGGGCCATAGTTTATGGAGATGCTGCTGCCCAGTATGGTATGGTTAGGGATTACGGGTTGACATTACTGAAAACTAATCTTGGCTCCACTGTGAGTATTGGGGTTACACCTCATCCCAATCCTGATGAAGATCCAACCTTTGATAGGATGTACATTTGTCTTGATGGGTGTAAAAGAGGGTTCAAGGCTGGCTGCAGACCACTTATAGGGTTGGATGGAGCATTTCTAAAAACAAAACATGGTGGTCAAATCCTCTCTGCAATTGGTCAAGACGCAAACAATCACATTTATGTGATTGCTTATGCAATAGTGTCCATCGAAAACACGGAGAATTGGCGATGGTTTCTGGAATTGCTGCACCAAGACTTGGGTGACTACAAGCAACATGGTTGGTGTTTTATTTCAGACATGCAAAAGGTATGCATATCTATTGCTAGTTATCCTAACTAACAGTTGTCATTCTTAGATATACCTGCTGCTGAGTAGTGAATAATAGTAGTATAAATTGAATAACATgtgtaaattaaataattgttgaATTGAATATCTGCTGGTTTATAAACACAAATCTGTTTATTTAGATTGAGTAATTGTTGTATGCTGCATAGTTGATGGTTGCATTATAGGGGGTAGTATCTGTGTACTCAGCTAAGCTAAGGACCAAGTTATGTGAATTAAATAATTGTTGAATTGAATATCTGCTGCTTTATAAACACAAATCTGTTTACTTAGATTGAGTAATTGTTGAATGCTGCATAGTTGATAGTTGCATTATAAGGGGTAGTATCTGTGTACTCAGCTAAGCTAAGGACCAAGTTGATGTCACTTACACAACTTTAGGGACCACTATGAGTTCATTAAAATAACATTAGGGGCCATTTTGAGGCTCGATTTGAAACTTTGTGACTGGCTTGTTGGATTTGCAGGGTCTAATTCATGCAGTTCAGGATGTGCTCCCAAATGTCCATCACAGATTCTGTGTATGGCATTTATGGAGGAACTTCAACAAACAGTGGAAGGATAATCAGCTTAGAGGTTTGC
This genomic window contains:
- the LOC112733930 gene encoding probable xyloglucan endotransglucosylase/hydrolase protein 33, whose product is MALIWQLNLLFSPLIIICLLSNVVSSRTRPFTAPTVTPLTNSFPRVPIDPAFSNAFGASNVKLLANGTMATLALDKLSGSGLVSKSSYYYGFFSAAIKLPAGISSGVVVAFYLSNADKFPHNHDEIDIELLGHDKRNDWVIQTNVYANGSVSTGREEKFYFWFDPTKQYHYYSILWNSYHTVFLVDNIPVREFIHGTVFPSKPMSVYATIWDGSEWATHGGKYPVDYKYAPFVVSFSEMQLTGCTSDPLACSKSTPSSGVDPVNGPQFTKLSPQQLAALDWARKKLMFYSYCTDKNRYKVMPPECH